In Paraburkholderia aromaticivorans, a single window of DNA contains:
- a CDS encoding serine/threonine-protein kinase codes for MDAALIKSLGKYQIETTLGVGAMGVVYRAFDPHIERRVALKTIRNELFDSGERASLMARFRNEAQAAGRLSQPNIVAVYDYGEADGTAYIAMEYVDGRGLNALLDAGEALDLHNALDWFTHLLAALAYAHEHGVVHRDIKPANLLVTARGQLKVTDFGIAHIESSTLTVVGSMVGTPSYMAPEQFCGDSVDGRSDLYSAAVVLYQMLTGQRPFAGAPASVMQQVLRDTPLPPTQRNPALPAALDAVLMRALAKDRAVRYQTPAELRAAVFEAINGVSSYSAWADDDRTVLTAPDAGETASLALAAPSAPAAGEINPTVWPVGDLAAVEARLAAQVGPVARLLVARAATRAADLPTLRALLVPHIPSDKGRQQFTDGLSTLAEATARGTLRTDTSQRTLQPQSAQRDGTSMSASTSATTPTPEQIRAAALQLAVYLGPIAHLIAKREAPRALDLRMLQQRLASAISNDHDRASFLRATGLRTD; via the coding sequence ATGGACGCCGCCCTTATCAAGTCGCTCGGCAAATACCAGATCGAAACGACGCTCGGCGTCGGCGCGATGGGTGTCGTGTATCGCGCGTTCGATCCTCATATCGAGCGCCGCGTCGCCTTGAAGACGATCCGCAACGAACTGTTCGACAGCGGTGAGCGCGCGAGCCTGATGGCGCGCTTTCGCAACGAGGCGCAAGCGGCGGGTCGCCTGTCGCAGCCGAACATCGTCGCGGTCTACGACTACGGCGAGGCGGACGGCACGGCCTACATCGCGATGGAATATGTCGACGGACGCGGCCTCAATGCCCTGCTCGATGCGGGCGAGGCACTCGATCTTCACAACGCGCTCGACTGGTTCACGCACCTGCTTGCCGCACTGGCTTACGCGCATGAGCACGGCGTCGTGCATCGCGACATCAAGCCCGCGAATCTGCTAGTCACCGCGCGCGGCCAACTGAAAGTCACAGATTTCGGCATCGCTCATATCGAATCATCGACGCTGACCGTGGTCGGCTCGATGGTGGGCACGCCGAGCTATATGGCGCCGGAACAGTTCTGCGGCGACTCGGTGGACGGCCGCTCGGACCTGTATTCCGCGGCAGTTGTGCTGTACCAGATGCTGACCGGGCAGCGGCCGTTTGCGGGAGCGCCCGCGTCGGTGATGCAGCAGGTTCTGCGCGACACGCCGCTGCCGCCCACGCAACGCAATCCGGCCCTGCCCGCCGCGCTCGATGCGGTGCTGATGCGCGCACTGGCGAAGGACCGGGCCGTGCGCTACCAGACGCCGGCCGAACTGCGGGCAGCGGTGTTTGAGGCGATCAACGGCGTGTCGTCATATTCGGCATGGGCCGACGATGACCGCACGGTGCTCACGGCGCCAGACGCTGGCGAGACTGCCTCATTGGCGTTGGCGGCGCCGTCTGCTCCCGCCGCGGGTGAAATAAACCCCACCGTTTGGCCCGTTGGCGATCTGGCCGCGGTTGAAGCGCGTCTCGCCGCACAGGTCGGACCGGTCGCGCGCCTGCTGGTCGCCCGCGCCGCGACCCGAGCAGCAGACTTGCCGACGCTGCGCGCGCTGCTGGTCCCTCATATTCCATCGGACAAGGGGCGCCAGCAGTTCACCGATGGGCTTAGCACGCTCGCGGAAGCGACTGCGCGCGGCACCTTGCGCACCGATACGAGCCAGCGAACCTTGCAGCCGCAATCCGCGCAGCGCGACGGGACTTCAATGTCTGCATCAACGTCTGCAACGACGCCGACACCTGAACAAATCCGCGCCGCTGCGCTGCAACTCGCCGTGTATCTCGGACCGATCGCGCACCTCATCGCCAAACGGGAGGCCCCCCGGGCACTCGATCTGCGGATGCTGCAACAGCGGCTCGCCAGCGCGATTTCCAATGACCACGATCGCGCCAGCTTCTTGCGTGCAACCGGATTGAGGACGGACTGA
- the tagF gene encoding type VI secretion system-associated protein TagF, producing the protein MPPEFVARWDMMLQAGLLQARAALGDDWLRAYLSAPLWHFVLGAEVLGPTAWAGVLMPGVDRVGRHFPLTIAAPVEACVLSAWLREARTWFIRCGELALATLGSGVGLAQLEAGLATLVTGTDKDDMPDRPPGDALLSSVADTIRAGTAGNHGNCVWWTDGGETLAPSMCGCTGLPDAVQIAGLFDGGTAGWLWHGPLPGEALE; encoded by the coding sequence TTGCCGCCCGAGTTCGTCGCGCGCTGGGACATGATGTTGCAGGCAGGTCTTCTGCAAGCCCGCGCCGCGCTGGGAGACGACTGGTTAAGGGCCTACCTGAGCGCGCCGCTGTGGCACTTCGTGCTTGGCGCCGAGGTGTTGGGTCCGACCGCCTGGGCCGGGGTGTTGATGCCTGGCGTGGATCGTGTCGGACGTCATTTTCCCCTCACGATCGCGGCGCCTGTGGAGGCCTGCGTGCTTTCCGCGTGGCTGCGCGAGGCGCGAACCTGGTTCATCCGCTGCGGTGAACTCGCGTTGGCCACGCTGGGTAGCGGTGTGGGGCTCGCGCAACTGGAGGCCGGGCTCGCGACCCTTGTGACGGGGACGGACAAAGACGATATGCCTGACCGGCCGCCTGGCGATGCGTTGCTCTCGAGCGTGGCGGATACGATCCGCGCCGGCACCGCCGGCAATCATGGAAACTGCGTCTGGTGGACTGACGGTGGCGAGACGCTCGCGCCGTCGATGTGCGGATGCACGGGTCTGCCGGATGCGGTGCAGATCGCGGGATTGTTTGACGGCGGCACTGCGGGTTGGCTGTGGCATGGTCCGTTGCCGGGGGAAGCGCTTGAGTGA
- a CDS encoding HAMP domain-containing protein yields the protein MVHLLVTRRIRSLSKAADEVSLGRLDGADFIERGHDEIASLAASFARMKTSLVEAFKMIEA from the coding sequence ATGGTTCATCTACTGGTCACGCGGCGAATTCGCTCGCTTTCGAAGGCCGCCGACGAGGTCAGTCTCGGCAGGCTCGACGGCGCGGATTTCATTGAACGCGGGCATGACGAGATCGCCTCGCTGGCGGCCTCGTTCGCGCGGATGAAGACCAGCCTCGTCGAGGCGTTCAAGATGATCGAGGCCTGA
- a CDS encoding PP2C family protein-serine/threonine phosphatase gives MHSAIPLPMLYRFSHCTACGLSDPGRVRRANEDHFLIDPALGLLVIADGMGGHACGALASETALQRIATTVRAASAAMPRASGGSITAGDPDATVHDDALDAIRTLLDALDQANATLYALNTREPGALERGMGTTVTGLWHPPAADLLVAFQVGDSRLYRYRDGALLQLSRDQTLYQQALDLGNIDRLPPRNVLLQALGPLPSVAPVVETHRRVPGDRYLLCSDGLYGEVPHHEIEAVLAAVSVDTLEVGCQQLVELALDAGGKDNVTAVIACFHDEAGGET, from the coding sequence ATGCATTCCGCCATACCGTTGCCCATGCTCTATCGCTTCAGCCACTGCACAGCGTGCGGCTTGTCCGATCCAGGGCGCGTGCGCCGGGCCAACGAAGACCATTTCCTGATCGACCCGGCGCTCGGCCTGCTCGTCATCGCGGATGGCATGGGCGGTCACGCGTGCGGCGCACTGGCCAGCGAGACCGCCTTGCAACGCATTGCCACGACCGTTCGCGCCGCCAGTGCCGCCATGCCTCGCGCAAGCGGTGGCTCGATCACGGCGGGCGATCCTGACGCCACCGTTCACGATGACGCGCTCGACGCCATCCGCACCCTGCTCGATGCGCTCGATCAGGCCAATGCCACGCTTTACGCGCTGAATACGCGTGAGCCTGGCGCCCTCGAACGCGGCATGGGGACAACCGTGACCGGGCTGTGGCACCCTCCGGCAGCGGATCTGCTGGTGGCGTTTCAGGTCGGCGACAGCCGCCTGTACCGCTATCGCGACGGCGCGCTGCTGCAACTATCGCGGGACCAGACGCTTTATCAGCAGGCACTCGACCTCGGCAACATTGATCGCTTGCCGCCGCGCAACGTGTTGTTGCAGGCGCTCGGTCCGCTGCCTTCGGTGGCGCCGGTGGTAGAGACCCATCGACGCGTACCGGGCGACCGCTATCTGTTGTGCAGCGACGGGTTGTACGGCGAAGTGCCGCATCATGAGATTGAAGCGGTGCTGGCTGCGGTGAGCGTCGATACGCTGGAGGTGGGCTGCCAGCAGTTGGTCGAACTCGCGCTCGATGCCGGCGGAAAAGATAATGTGACGGCGGTGATAGCCTGCTTTCACGACGAAGCGGGTGGCGAGACTTAA
- a CDS encoding DDE-type integrase/transposase/recombinase: MERDPVPTPPASHHVPDGRADDELRVAAVREQLEIGVKATETGAVRVRTVVHEDVRSVPVSLRSQKVTVERTAVNRVVERKDEPRQEGDTLNNIVEQDHRAIKRRTRPMLGFKDFCCARILLSGIEIMHMIAKGQMKGAGKLKRSAARQIYSLAM, translated from the coding sequence ATGGAACGAGATCCTGTGCCGACGCCTCCCGCTTCACACCATGTGCCTGACGGTCGTGCGGATGACGAATTGCGTGTGGCAGCAGTCAGGGAACAACTTGAAATAGGCGTGAAAGCGACGGAAACCGGTGCAGTACGGGTGCGCACCGTCGTCCATGAAGATGTGCGCTCCGTCCCGGTCTCGCTGCGAAGTCAGAAAGTGACCGTCGAACGCACCGCTGTCAATCGCGTGGTTGAACGGAAGGATGAGCCCCGGCAGGAAGGCGACACACTCAACAATATCGTGGAACAAGACCATCGGGCGATCAAGCGCCGTACCCGACCCATGTTGGGATTCAAGGATTTTTGCTGTGCTCGCATCTTGTTGAGTGGCATTGAAATCATGCATATGATCGCCAAGGGGCAAATGAAAGGCGCAGGTAAACTCAAGCGATCGGCCGCCCGGCAAATCTACTCACTGGCTATGTAA
- a CDS encoding YceI family protein yields MSHFIIPIAAAALCLAASSTYAAWRVDSSQSALSFVTAKAGAPGVGGIEEVQAFKQVDGSVGDPGKLQLSVDLASVETNIPLRNDRLKYLLFKVASFPQAVFTGEVDVHRFDALRVGTSADVELTGRLTIAGQSKPLSANLRVVKLASNALLVGTRTPIVVNLKDYGLQDGVEALRSVMNLNVLASSAPVSFSVLLRSGN; encoded by the coding sequence ATGAGTCACTTCATTATCCCTATTGCGGCCGCTGCGCTATGTCTCGCCGCTTCGTCGACCTATGCCGCCTGGCGAGTCGACAGTTCCCAATCGGCTCTGTCCTTTGTGACCGCCAAGGCGGGCGCGCCTGGCGTTGGCGGGATCGAAGAAGTGCAGGCGTTCAAACAGGTAGACGGCTCGGTCGGCGACCCCGGCAAGCTCCAGCTCAGCGTTGACCTCGCCAGCGTCGAAACCAATATTCCGTTGCGGAACGATCGCCTGAAATATCTGCTGTTCAAGGTGGCGAGTTTTCCGCAGGCGGTGTTTACCGGTGAAGTCGATGTTCACCGCTTCGATGCGCTGCGTGTGGGCACGAGCGCCGATGTCGAGCTCACCGGTCGACTGACCATTGCCGGACAGAGCAAGCCGCTGAGCGCGAACCTGCGCGTCGTCAAGCTCGCATCGAACGCCTTGTTGGTCGGCACCCGCACACCCATCGTCGTGAATCTGAAGGATTACGGCCTGCAGGACGGAGTGGAAGCCCTGCGCTCGGTGATGAACCTGAATGTGCTGGCCAGTTCGGCACCGGTCAGTTTCTCGGTGCTATTGCGCTCCGGCAACTGA